A genomic region of Devosia ginsengisoli contains the following coding sequences:
- a CDS encoding CaiB/BaiF CoA transferase family protein — protein MGLLSGVRILSVEQYGAGPFGTQALADLGAEVIKIENPHDGGDVSRSLGPYFQPDLPETAKSLFFQSINRNKKSLALDLSKPEGKAVFRDLVRHADAVACNLRGDVPDRLGLTYAALADIKPDIVCCHLTAYGRDSSRATWPGYDYLVQAETGYFALNGEPGAVPTRFGLSIIDFMTGYCLALALAAGLFDARRSGKGRDIDVSLYDVGLANLNYMAAWAMNGGYQPERSERSAHPSLVPCQLFPTRDGWVYIMANKEKFFPLLCKRLGVPELADDPRFADFAGRLAHREQLTALLDPLFRQRNTGEWIEMLSGVVPCAPILSMTEALKAPFTGERGMVAELRHPNGGSAKVVGSPFRTGDAADTLPAPALGDHTDSILADIGYDGPRIAALRSLGVLA, from the coding sequence ATGGGCCTGCTGTCGGGCGTCAGGATCCTATCGGTCGAGCAATATGGCGCCGGGCCTTTTGGCACGCAGGCGCTGGCCGATCTGGGGGCCGAGGTCATCAAGATCGAAAATCCCCATGATGGCGGCGACGTTTCGCGCTCGCTTGGCCCCTATTTCCAGCCCGACCTGCCCGAGACGGCAAAAAGCCTGTTCTTCCAGTCGATCAACCGGAACAAGAAGAGTCTGGCGCTGGACCTGTCCAAGCCCGAGGGCAAGGCGGTGTTCCGCGACCTGGTGCGCCATGCCGATGCCGTGGCCTGCAATCTGCGGGGCGACGTGCCCGACCGGCTGGGCCTGACCTATGCGGCGCTGGCCGATATCAAGCCCGATATCGTGTGCTGCCACCTGACGGCCTATGGCCGGGATTCCTCGCGCGCCACCTGGCCGGGCTACGACTATCTGGTGCAGGCAGAGACCGGCTATTTTGCGCTCAATGGCGAGCCAGGCGCCGTGCCGACGCGGTTCGGGCTGTCCATCATCGATTTCATGACCGGCTATTGCCTGGCGCTGGCGCTGGCCGCCGGCCTGTTCGACGCGCGGCGCAGCGGCAAGGGCCGCGATATCGACGTAAGCCTTTACGATGTGGGGCTGGCCAATCTCAACTATATGGCGGCCTGGGCGATGAATGGCGGCTATCAGCCGGAACGTTCCGAGCGCTCGGCGCATCCTTCTCTGGTACCGTGCCAGCTGTTCCCGACGCGCGACGGCTGGGTCTATATCATGGCCAACAAGGAAAAGTTCTTCCCTCTGCTCTGCAAGCGGCTCGGCGTGCCCGAGCTGGCCGACGATCCGCGCTTTGCCGATTTCGCCGGGCGGCTGGCGCATCGGGAACAGTTGACCGCATTGCTCGACCCACTGTTCCGCCAACGGAATACCGGCGAATGGATCGAAATGCTGTCGGGTGTCGTGCCCTGTGCGCCGATCCTGAGCATGACCGAGGCATTGAAGGCGCCGTTTACCGGCGAGCGCGGCATGGTGGCCGAGTTGCGCCATCCCAATGGCGGCAGCGCCAAGGTGGTGGGCTCACCCTTCCGCACCGGGGACGCGGCAGACACCCTGCCCGCACCTGCGCTTGGTGACCATACCGACAGCATACTGGCCGACATCGGCTATGATGGACCGCGCATCGCCGCCTTGCGGTCGCTGGGTGTGCTGGCATGA
- a CDS encoding HpcH/HpaI aldolase/citrate lyase family protein, producing MWPCCRRICQTQISPFWPLSRSASGLDHATAIAASLQPGDALGLGGADLAADLGTTLAWEPLLLARSTLVLAARRRLALFDVPLLNREPGPALTDETTRVRALGYTGKLAIHPDQVGTIQTAFAPDADEITHARAILSAWTGQGVTTLDGLMIDAPVAAMARHTLNRAGLSS from the coding sequence ATGTGGCCCTGCTGCAGGCGCATCTGCCAAACACAAATCTCCCCATTCTGGCCCTTATCGAGATCCGCCAGCGGCCTGGACCACGCTACGGCGATTGCCGCATCCCTGCAGCCCGGCGACGCCCTCGGCCTCGGCGGCGCCGACCTCGCCGCCGACCTCGGGACCACCCTCGCTTGGGAACCGCTCCTTCTGGCGCGCAGCACACTGGTCCTGGCAGCGCGGCGTCGGCTCGCTCTGTTCGACGTGCCCCTGCTGAACCGCGAACCAGGCCCGGCTCTCACGGATGAAACCACCCGCGTGCGGGCGCTCGGCTATACCGGTAAGCTCGCCATCCATCCCGATCAGGTCGGCACCATCCAGACCGCCTTCGCGCCTGATGCCGACGAGATCACCCATGCCCGCGCCATACTCTCCGCCTGGACCGGGCAGGGCGTCACCACCCTCGACGGTCTGATGATCGACGCCCCCGTCGCCGCCATGGCACGCCATACACTCAATCGCGCGGGACTCTCATCATGA
- a CDS encoding MaoC/PaaZ C-terminal domain-containing protein, with protein sequence MSDTFAAFDPVGDNRIRETVGLWFEQFAPGQVFDHRPGITVSQTANADEALASLNQAMIHFDHHYAQATEFGVPLVVSTLTLQYAIGLGWKTFGRRRRILGFSSIRLTAPVRGGDTLYARSGIVATAPLADDPDCGSVEAAIALVRPDGAAIADIGCSFAIYRRSAAGRLPASFGA encoded by the coding sequence ATGAGCGACACCTTCGCCGCCTTCGATCCCGTGGGCGACAACCGCATTCGCGAAACGGTCGGCCTGTGGTTCGAGCAATTCGCCCCTGGCCAGGTCTTCGATCACCGCCCCGGCATCACCGTGTCGCAAACCGCCAATGCCGATGAGGCGCTGGCCAGCCTCAATCAGGCGATGATCCATTTTGACCACCACTACGCTCAGGCCACCGAATTCGGCGTGCCGCTCGTGGTAAGTACGTTGACCCTGCAATATGCCATCGGTCTCGGCTGGAAGACCTTCGGCCGCCGCCGCCGCATTCTCGGCTTCTCTTCCATCCGCCTCACCGCCCCGGTGCGCGGCGGCGATACCCTCTATGCCCGCTCCGGTATCGTCGCTACTGCGCCGCTCGCCGACGATCCCGATTGCGGTTCGGTGGAAGCCGCCATTGCACTGGTCCGGCCCGATGGCGCCGCCATTGCCGATATCGGCTGCTCCTTCGCCATCTATCGCCGCAGCGCGGCTGGCCGACTGCCGGCCAGTTTCGGAGCCTGA
- a CDS encoding MaoC/PaaZ C-terminal domain-containing protein, translating into MHYPSHQQQSNGAFGEIIGIDFTKLQPGLAVEHRPGFLLDWREARSRALIAGDHAPVLVDPQAAAFAGDGIAAISETWLVSLLVAATTRAFGRVVANLAWENVAFPAPARDGDYVLARSEVLSCRESASRPGQGIVRVATSGATADGRVLCSYERTLLVYRDHHGPHAEAGYF; encoded by the coding sequence ATGCACTACCCCTCGCACCAGCAACAGAGTAACGGCGCCTTCGGCGAGATCATCGGCATCGACTTCACCAAGCTGCAGCCCGGCCTCGCCGTCGAGCACCGCCCTGGCTTCCTGCTCGATTGGCGCGAAGCCCGCAGTCGCGCCTTGATCGCGGGTGACCATGCCCCGGTGCTGGTGGATCCCCAGGCCGCCGCCTTTGCCGGCGACGGCATTGCGGCCATCTCGGAAACCTGGCTGGTCAGTCTCCTCGTCGCCGCAACCACCCGCGCCTTCGGCCGGGTCGTGGCCAATCTGGCCTGGGAGAATGTCGCCTTCCCCGCCCCTGCGCGGGATGGCGATTATGTCCTCGCCCGCTCCGAAGTCCTTTCCTGCCGCGAATCCGCATCGCGCCCCGGTCAGGGCATTGTGCGCGTCGCCACCAGCGGCGCTACCGCCGATGGCCGCGTCTTATGCAGCTACGAACGCACGCTCCTGGTCTATCGCGACCACCACGGGCCGCATGCCGAAGCCGGCTATTTCTAG
- a CDS encoding ABC transporter ATP-binding protein: MADVEIRNVEKLYGTVKAIKGVSLSIRDGELTILVGPSGCGKSTLLRMIAGLESVEAGEIGIDGRVVNKVKPKDRDIAMVFQNYALYPHMSVRQNMGFSLSLGRVNKAETNRRVEEAAAILGLTEYLERFPRQLSGGQRQRVAMGRAIVRSPKVFLFDEPLSNLDAKLRVQMRIEIKALHQKLGATMVYVTHDQIEAMTMADKIVVMRDGLIEQTGTPIELYEQPANTFVAQFIGSPSMNLLSGEIADGGFKLDGGITLPVPAKGVEGPCSYGIRPEHIRLDPAGVAAQVLAVEPTGPETHVHVQVGKQMLVCAFRDHEPIQPGTVISILPDASRVHVFAADGTRVG, encoded by the coding sequence ATGGCCGACGTCGAAATCAGAAATGTCGAGAAGCTCTATGGAACGGTGAAGGCCATCAAGGGCGTTTCGCTCTCCATCAGGGATGGCGAACTCACCATCCTGGTCGGGCCATCCGGCTGCGGCAAATCTACCCTGCTGCGCATGATTGCGGGGCTCGAAAGCGTGGAAGCGGGCGAGATCGGGATCGACGGGCGCGTGGTCAATAAGGTCAAGCCCAAGGACCGCGACATCGCCATGGTGTTCCAGAATTATGCGCTCTATCCGCATATGAGCGTACGGCAGAATATGGGGTTCAGCCTGTCGCTGGGCCGGGTGAACAAGGCCGAGACCAATCGCCGGGTCGAGGAAGCCGCCGCCATTCTGGGGCTGACGGAATATCTGGAGCGGTTTCCGCGCCAGCTATCGGGCGGGCAGCGCCAGCGCGTGGCCATGGGCCGCGCCATCGTGCGTAGTCCCAAGGTGTTCCTGTTCGACGAACCGCTATCCAATCTCGACGCCAAGCTGCGCGTGCAGATGCGCATCGAGATCAAGGCGCTGCACCAGAAGCTGGGGGCGACCATGGTCTATGTGACGCATGACCAGATCGAGGCCATGACCATGGCCGACAAGATCGTGGTGATGCGCGACGGGCTGATCGAACAGACGGGAACGCCGATCGAGCTTTACGAGCAGCCGGCCAATACGTTCGTGGCGCAATTCATCGGCAGCCCGTCGATGAACCTGCTGTCCGGCGAGATTGCCGATGGGGGCTTCAAGCTCGATGGCGGCATCACGCTGCCGGTGCCGGCGAAGGGGGTGGAGGGCCCCTGCTCCTATGGCATACGGCCGGAGCATATCCGGCTGGACCCGGCAGGCGTTGCCGCACAGGTGCTGGCGGTGGAGCCGACCGGCCCGGAAACCCATGTGCATGTGCAGGTGGGCAAGCAGATGCTGGTCTGCGCCTTCCGCGACCATGAGCCGATCCAACCGGGGACAGTCATTTCGATCCTGCCGGATGCCAGTCGCGTCCATGTCTTCGCAGCCGATGGGACGCGGGTGGGCTAG
- a CDS encoding cupin domain-containing protein, with protein MTAAPRRIITGTVEGRSQIVSVDQGGGFLATGAGGGIHEIWSSTAQAPMGDTAGSEAPPAFAPGPDGSSCRLVRIPPDAERWSDPEAAARAAAAIGQERPAHWMARHPGMHVTSSLDYVLVLEGEVVAVMEDGEIALAPGNVLVQRATPHAWKNPGKVAALLFVTMIGLNAPVPA; from the coding sequence TTGACCGCCGCACCACGCCGCATCATTACCGGGACGGTCGAAGGCCGGTCACAGATCGTCAGTGTCGATCAGGGTGGTGGTTTCCTGGCGACCGGTGCCGGTGGCGGGATACACGAAATCTGGTCGAGCACGGCGCAAGCGCCGATGGGGGACACGGCAGGCAGTGAAGCGCCGCCCGCGTTTGCCCCCGGACCTGATGGCAGCAGTTGCCGGCTGGTCCGCATTCCGCCCGATGCCGAGCGCTGGAGCGATCCGGAAGCGGCGGCACGGGCAGCGGCGGCCATCGGCCAGGAGCGGCCGGCGCACTGGATGGCGCGCCATCCCGGCATGCATGTGACATCAAGCCTCGACTATGTGCTGGTGCTCGAAGGCGAGGTCGTCGCCGTGATGGAGGATGGGGAAATCGCCCTGGCCCCCGGCAACGTGCTGGTGCAGCGCGCCACGCCGCATGCGTGGAAAAATCCCGGCAAGGTCGCGGCCTTGCTCTTCGTGACCATGATTGGATTGAACGCGCCAGTGCCGGCCTGA
- a CDS encoding SDR family NAD(P)-dependent oxidoreductase has product MDESKTMTMPGQSQYAGLASKVAVVTGGASGIGAEIVTRLARHGARVAIVDIDDASAAALQESLKREGKGESRYYRCDLTSVDSITETCARIESEFGPVQVLVNNAANDVRHDLDSVDEARFDELIAVNLRHQFFMTKHLRKGMAASGGGAIINMGSHAAYIGAAAMPVYGAAKAGVFGLTRAFARELGRDRIRVNQVVPGWVLTEKQRQLWWSPEAEQRRRDGQCIADEILAGDVAEMVLFLASDSARLCTNQSWFVDGGRN; this is encoded by the coding sequence ATGGACGAGAGCAAAACCATGACCATGCCAGGACAATCACAATATGCAGGCCTGGCCAGCAAGGTGGCGGTGGTGACCGGCGGCGCCAGCGGGATCGGGGCGGAGATCGTCACGCGGCTCGCCCGGCACGGGGCAAGGGTGGCGATCGTCGATATCGACGATGCCAGTGCAGCAGCTTTACAGGAGAGCCTCAAGCGCGAGGGCAAGGGCGAGAGCCGCTATTACCGCTGCGATCTGACCTCGGTGGACAGCATCACCGAGACCTGCGCGCGGATCGAAAGCGAGTTTGGGCCGGTGCAGGTACTGGTCAACAATGCGGCCAATGACGTGCGCCATGACTTGGACAGCGTGGATGAGGCGCGGTTCGATGAGCTGATCGCGGTGAACCTGCGCCACCAGTTCTTCATGACCAAGCATTTGCGCAAGGGCATGGCCGCGTCGGGCGGGGGCGCCATCATCAATATGGGTTCGCATGCCGCCTATATCGGGGCGGCCGCCATGCCGGTCTATGGTGCGGCCAAGGCGGGTGTCTTCGGGCTGACACGGGCCTTTGCGCGCGAACTGGGACGGGATCGGATCAGGGTGAACCAGGTGGTGCCCGGCTGGGTGCTCACCGAAAAGCAGCGCCAACTGTGGTGGTCGCCGGAAGCCGAGCAGCGCCGGCGCGACGGCCAGTGCATTGCCGATGAAATCCTGGCGGGCGATGTCGCCGAAATGGTGCTGTTCCTGGCCTCGGACAGTGCGCGGTTGTGCACCAACCAGAGCTGGTTCGTCGATGGGGGGCGCAATTGA
- a CDS encoding carbohydrate ABC transporter permease, giving the protein MSDIIERLLKILTIIVIAVWSLFPIAFVVVSSIKPPGDIFAYPPKWLFTPTLQNYVDLWLEFGEFFHTLGNSIIVSIGATVFTTAVGFMAGYVYSRYSGRLIAASALYMIAIRLLPPIVVTLPLFPIVSWLRLSDTHIVLILLYSAFWVSLVTVILKTFIDEIPRELDEAAEIDGASQWQILMRVILPLTAQGLAAGAIFVFIFAWNEFLFALIFTTSQAKTAPLVLSEVMDAIYGTSWGVLFAGVTIQLLPVLLLVVLANRLIVAGLTAGSVKG; this is encoded by the coding sequence ATGTCTGACATTATCGAGCGCCTGCTCAAAATCCTGACCATCATCGTGATTGCCGTCTGGTCGCTGTTCCCTATCGCCTTCGTGGTAGTGTCTTCGATCAAGCCGCCTGGCGATATCTTCGCCTATCCGCCGAAATGGCTGTTTACGCCGACGCTGCAGAACTATGTCGACCTGTGGCTGGAATTCGGCGAGTTCTTCCACACACTGGGCAACAGCATCATCGTATCGATCGGGGCCACCGTGTTCACGACGGCGGTGGGCTTCATGGCCGGCTATGTCTATTCGCGCTATTCGGGCCGGCTCATTGCAGCCAGCGCGCTCTACATGATCGCCATCCGCCTGCTGCCGCCCATCGTGGTGACACTGCCGCTGTTTCCCATCGTTTCGTGGCTGCGGCTCAGCGACACCCATATCGTGCTGATCCTGCTCTATTCGGCCTTCTGGGTGTCGCTGGTCACGGTCATCCTCAAGACCTTCATCGACGAGATTCCGCGCGAGCTGGACGAGGCAGCGGAGATCGACGGAGCCAGCCAGTGGCAGATCCTGATGCGGGTCATTTTGCCGCTGACGGCGCAGGGCCTGGCGGCCGGCGCGATCTTCGTCTTCATCTTCGCCTGGAATGAATTCCTGTTCGCGCTGATCTTCACCACCTCGCAGGCCAAGACGGCGCCGCTGGTGCTGTCCGAAGTGATGGACGCCATCTATGGCACGAGCTGGGGGGTGCTGTTTGCCGGGGTCACCATTCAGTTGCTGCCGGTGCTGTTGCTTGTCGTGCTGGCCAACCGGCTGATCGTGGCCGGGCTGACCGCCGGATCGGTGAAGGGGTAG
- a CDS encoding carbohydrate ABC transporter permease, with protein sequence MKTPDRGAFLLAAPAHLLLAITITIPAVYILWLSLNDSTFGTQLTFVGLSNYFDVFADPSFWNAAKNTFFVVNGIVYVEILLATLIAAVLVSGVPFRPVLIAIILVPYAASEVVTVLVWKSLMNPSYGMIGRALIDLGMGLNWSVSPSDALVLVGIISVWQHLPFSFLLIYAGMMAIPRSLYEAAAIDGAGTIQTFFKVTLPLLVPTILVAIIFRFVFAFRLFSEVWLLTGGGPARMTEVLAVYLYRDAYRTGDFGAAAATGWLMVVGTLLFASVYLWFMHRGMRNGNV encoded by the coding sequence ATGAAGACACCAGACAGAGGCGCGTTCCTGCTGGCCGCTCCGGCCCACCTGTTGCTCGCCATAACCATTACCATTCCGGCCGTGTATATCCTGTGGCTGAGTCTCAATGACTCGACCTTCGGCACGCAGCTAACCTTTGTGGGCCTGAGCAACTATTTCGACGTTTTCGCTGACCCCAGCTTCTGGAATGCGGCCAAGAACACGTTCTTCGTCGTCAATGGCATCGTCTATGTCGAAATCCTGCTGGCGACGCTCATCGCCGCCGTCCTGGTGTCGGGCGTGCCGTTCCGGCCGGTGCTGATCGCCATTATCCTGGTGCCCTATGCGGCATCGGAAGTGGTGACGGTGCTGGTGTGGAAATCACTGATGAATCCCAGCTATGGCATGATCGGCCGGGCGCTGATCGACCTGGGCATGGGACTGAACTGGAGCGTATCGCCCTCCGACGCGCTGGTGCTGGTGGGCATTATCAGCGTGTGGCAGCACCTGCCCTTCTCGTTCCTGCTGATCTATGCCGGCATGATGGCGATCCCCAGATCGCTCTACGAGGCCGCGGCCATCGACGGGGCGGGAACCATCCAGACCTTCTTCAAGGTCACCCTGCCCCTGCTGGTCCCGACAATCCTGGTGGCCATCATCTTCCGGTTCGTCTTCGCCTTCCGACTGTTTTCGGAAGTCTGGCTGCTGACCGGCGGCGGGCCGGCCCGCATGACCGAGGTGCTGGCGGTCTATCTCTATCGGGATGCCTATCGCACCGGCGATTTCGGCGCGGCGGCGGCTACCGGCTGGCTGATGGTGGTCGGCACGCTGCTGTTTGCCTCGGTTTACCTCTGGTTCATGCATCGCGGCATGAGGAACGGCAATGTCTGA
- a CDS encoding DUF6772 family protein, protein MERAFTRALRSSDTTLSRFNPLSRILFVNDFDNGTNGWCELSGNHDNNLDNLRTKARDLRPPQLSSMTFFDTGTHGSIDGTYAMKLATRPTPGHMSQAIKRFTYAKRGAVQFEMYFTFKAETVLKPSGADTGNWDGNQDVSASSFGDFTLSNDVGEGEDGERYHCALRYMNSDNTGKLVQKWYYKTSVQPTTKMERNGTAASPVDYHVINPEDWEEVPGGHQPLCYNEIPTKANWHYLRWVFDTETRRNRELQVNDLTLDLRDIPVPLYEHPYWGCERLLNFCLDVRTHTNVRNFLWVDSAVVSVDW, encoded by the coding sequence ATGGAGCGAGCGTTTACGAGGGCGCTGCGCAGCAGCGACACGACCCTCAGTCGGTTCAATCCGCTGTCCCGAATCCTGTTCGTCAACGACTTCGACAACGGCACCAATGGCTGGTGCGAATTGAGCGGCAATCACGACAACAACCTGGACAATCTGCGCACCAAGGCGCGCGACCTGCGTCCGCCCCAGCTCAGCTCGATGACCTTTTTCGACACGGGCACGCATGGGTCGATCGACGGCACCTATGCCATGAAGCTGGCGACCCGCCCGACGCCCGGCCATATGAGCCAGGCGATCAAGCGCTTCACCTATGCCAAGCGCGGCGCGGTGCAGTTCGAGATGTATTTCACCTTCAAGGCGGAGACGGTGCTGAAGCCTTCAGGCGCCGATACCGGCAATTGGGACGGCAACCAGGATGTGTCGGCGTCATCGTTCGGCGACTTCACGCTCAGCAATGACGTGGGCGAGGGCGAAGACGGCGAGCGCTATCACTGCGCGCTGCGCTACATGAACTCCGACAACACCGGCAAGCTGGTGCAGAAGTGGTATTACAAGACCTCGGTGCAGCCCACGACCAAGATGGAGCGCAACGGCACCGCAGCCTCGCCGGTCGACTACCACGTCATCAATCCCGAGGACTGGGAAGAAGTGCCGGGCGGCCACCAGCCGCTGTGCTACAATGAAATCCCCACCAAGGCGAACTGGCACTACCTGCGCTGGGTGTTCGACACCGAGACGCGCCGCAACCGCGAATTGCAGGTCAACGACCTGACGCTGGACCTGCGGGACATTCCCGTGCCGCTTTACGAACACCCCTACTGGGGCTGCGAGCGGCTGCTCAATTTCTGTCTCGACGTGCGCACCCACACCAATGTGCGGAATTTCCTGTGGGTGGATTCGGCTGTCGTATCGGTGGACTGGTGA
- a CDS encoding LacI family DNA-binding transcriptional regulator, with translation MEDVAVEAKVSLATVSRVFSQPDLVSEETRQRVHEAAARLRYLPNLMAGSMAGKRSRIVGALVPAIASPIFSETISGLSSVLREARYELMLSQSGYDPEQELSILQAFLGRRVDAIVVAGAVITPPSRELLLNAGTPVVETWELITEPIDMAVGFSNPDAAAASARFLIDRGYRRLGFIGGTDRRSMQRLEGFSAALRKAGLADPQAISIKSPAPSSFMEGGAAMDRMLRQDQKVDAVFCTNDLLAAGALFECQRRGLAVPGDIAVMGFSNLDISEVTVPALTTVQVGAREIGSQAAQMILDRIEGQGARPLPLDTGFSIIERQST, from the coding sequence ATGGAGGATGTGGCAGTCGAGGCCAAGGTGTCCCTGGCCACGGTTTCCCGCGTCTTCAGTCAGCCCGATCTGGTGTCGGAAGAGACCAGGCAGCGCGTGCACGAGGCTGCCGCGCGGCTGCGCTATCTGCCCAACCTGATGGCGGGCAGCATGGCCGGCAAGCGCTCGCGCATCGTCGGTGCTCTGGTTCCCGCCATTGCCAGCCCCATCTTCTCCGAAACCATCAGTGGCCTGTCGAGCGTGCTGCGGGAAGCGCGCTACGAGTTGATGCTCAGCCAGAGCGGTTACGATCCGGAGCAGGAGCTTTCCATTCTGCAGGCTTTTCTCGGCCGCCGGGTCGATGCGATCGTGGTAGCCGGTGCGGTGATCACGCCGCCCAGCCGCGAATTGCTGCTGAACGCTGGCACGCCTGTGGTGGAAACCTGGGAACTCATTACCGAACCCATCGACATGGCGGTGGGCTTCTCCAATCCCGATGCGGCAGCGGCTTCGGCGCGCTTCCTCATCGACAGGGGCTATCGCCGTTTGGGCTTCATCGGCGGCACGGATCGCCGCTCGATGCAGCGTCTCGAGGGGTTCAGTGCGGCTTTGCGCAAGGCCGGTCTCGCCGACCCGCAGGCGATCAGCATCAAATCGCCCGCCCCGTCATCCTTCATGGAAGGTGGTGCGGCCATGGATCGAATGCTGCGCCAGGACCAGAAGGTGGATGCGGTCTTCTGCACCAACGACCTGCTGGCGGCCGGCGCGCTGTTCGAGTGCCAGCGTCGCGGCCTTGCGGTGCCGGGCGACATTGCCGTGATGGGCTTTTCCAATCTCGACATTTCAGAGGTCACGGTACCGGCTTTGACCACCGTTCAGGTGGGTGCCCGCGAGATCGGCAGCCAGGCCGCCCAGATGATTCTCGATCGCATCGAGGGGCAGGGTGCGCGCCCGCTCCCGCTCGACACCGGCTTCTCCATCATCGAGCGCCAGAGCACCTGA